Below is a genomic region from Rosa chinensis cultivar Old Blush chromosome 5, RchiOBHm-V2, whole genome shotgun sequence.
CCATGTAATATAAAGTTCACAATGGAGTTCACCAAGATCGAGTGTGATAGAGAATTAGAGAGGCTCTTTGAACACATTTTTAACTATTTCACTCACACTTGAGATCTTTGGAGCACATTGAGGGAGTCTTTTGAGATGCAAAGGGAATTACCAAGAAGATTAACAAATTAAGGGATGTAATAAGATACAGAATGCATGTTCAGTTcgatcaaaaaagaaaataaaaacatgcaaACGATTTACATCTACAACTAACCTGGCTGCTGAAATCGAAACCCAGAAACCTGCACTACCCAAGAAACAgaattgcagaagaagaagaagaagaagaagaagaagaaaggaatggGGGGGTTCACACGAGAACCGAGGAGAGGAAATGAAGCACAGAAGAAAATAACAGTGTGATCAACAGTATTGGGTTGTGTCACAAGCGGGAGTGTGGATTGAAATTGCTTTTGCAAGTGGGCTCGATTGGGCCTGGCATGCGTTGTGGCTCCACTGCTTTTGCAACCCGTCTCTAGTCTCTACACATGAACGTTGGAGCAAATAGTTTCGGCCTGTTCTATGTGTTGATGATGATTTAGGCGTTGTGTGTCTGAGCAGAGATGTGTAAAACACATAATATGGAAGTCCTAGGATTAGGGCATGCCACGGTATTGATGGTGCTGATGCGTACATGTATCCCCGTGGAATATTCCTAGCAGCTTCGCCAGTATTCTTTGGGGAATTCCCTGGCCAACTAGGAAATACATTCGGCTGGTAATTTCGGCATGATTAGTCTAAGGTAGGTTAGGATTTAGGATTAGCACTTCACCGTGCTCTAAACCAAGAGCGGCTTGTGTCTTGGGACATCTTGTAGACCGGTGAGGTGAGCTCCCATGGCGTGTGTCGTGTGAGGTGTACTGCATGGAATAATTCTCTAGTAATAACAATCTACTAAAGAATTATTCTGTGATCCCGGATTACCACGTGACACTACCATGTGTGGTCTAAGTCAATAATATTACTTGAATTTAGTGGGAACGATgctgaggtaaaaaaaaaaaaaaaaattaagagacAGAATAATTGATtctcttttattcattttttagaTGCTCCTCCTCGCACACGGATGCTGCAATGTCAACAACATGGCGTGACGCTTGGTTGATTTAATCAGAAATAACATATGGGCCAATAACATCAAACTTACTCCGTACAAAACTTACAATGAGCCCAAACAGATAGGCCCAACATAGCACCCAGCTCAAAAACAAGATAAGATTGACCATTAGTCATGTGCAAGATAGTGGGGTCCAACTTCTTATACTCCAGCACAGAGAACGACAGCGTATTATGGCACCCAGCTAATCACGAACCATATTCCGTTCCGCGATCCCAAAAAAGGCAACTGAAACTCCCAAACCCTCTCTTGTCTCTTCCCATCTCCGTCTTCTCAGCTCTTGATGGAGGGTCTGTGGCGGGCCGCGACGGGCCAGGACCCAAGCCCAGAAGACTACACCGGCATCGAATTCTGGTCCAACCCCGAACGCGCCGCTTGGCTCACCAAGCAAGGCGAGTACATCAAGACCTGGCGCCGCCGCTGGTTCGTCCTCAAGCAAGGCAAGCTCTTCTGGTTCAAGGACTCCCACGTCACCCCCTCCTCCACCCCACGCGGCGTCATCCCCGTCGGCACCTGCCTCACCGTCAAGGGCGCCGAGGACGTCCTCCACAAGCCCTGCGCCTTCGAGCTCTCCACCACCACCCACGACACCATGTACTTCATCGCCGATactgagaaggagaaggaggagtgGATCAACTCCATCGGACGGTCATTAGTCCAGCACTCCAGATCGCTCGCCGATTCCGAGGTCGTCGATTACGATAACCGCCGGTGATGCTTGTCCCGAAGTCCTCATCTGGTACACTGCGACTGTATTTAAGtgtttttacttttgttttgaaACAAAAACTAGCTCAATGTAATATTTTCTCTTGATCGATGAAACTTTGGAGCTTTTTTCTCTGTGGAATGTGAGAAATTTAGGCTGAATTTTGTTCCTTTGTGGCttctttgtttatgttttgtgtAATTGAGATAGCGATTTATATAGTTTCGTTTGAAAAATATTGAACTTTAATGGTGTGCAGTGTGCTTGTGCTAAACTGAGATGATTTGTTCTACTAGCTAATTGAGGTTGGCAAGTGGAATAAGTGTTTTAGATGGCACTGGAATATGTAAAACTCTGTTCATAGTTCACTGAATGTTGTGGGAATTGTTTTGGGATTGTAAAGAGTTAAGTTTTAGATTGAAGCAAGCTTATCGGTCAAATTTGGTATTGTTGGTGCGTAACTCATTTGAGTCGTTTCTGTGTCTGTGTGCACATTGGGAGCTTTTTCCAGAATCTAGGTCAGATATTCGTTCAGCTGAATTTGGGAGTCTAGCAAAATATTCTCCTGCTGTCATATGTTGCATACACTTTTCCTTCCTTGTTCCTACTGCAAGCATATGTCTTTGACCCCAAAGGCTACAATGTGTGTGAATGTGACTACTAGACAAATAACCAAAACCATTGGCCAGAAAAATAATTCAAGGCATGTTTTTAGACATCTAGAAGGTCTTGACTTTGGAAATCAACCAATGTGCTTAGCTGAATCTGTAAACAGTTATAAGATTGAAGCTTTATTTGGGTAGAGTTTTAGTTGCAGAACAGTGCGGTCCTGGAAATGCAGGCTTAGCTGCTCGGATAGGTGTGGCAGACTGTTGACTTGGTGTGGTTACCTTATGGCTTTGTTAAGTTATGCATTTCCCATGGTATTGAGTCTATTGACTTCTGTAGAACTGTATTCACAGTTCACTAAATGTTGTGGGAATTGTCTTGAGATGGAAAACAATTGAATTTTAGATTGAATCAAAACTTTATTCCTCATTTTGTTTGTAGATGCAGAACTCATTTGATAATTTGTATGGCTGTTTGCACTTTCTGAGTTCTGTGTTCGGATCTTGTCAGATTTTCTTTCACAAGGATTTGCGGGTTTAGCCAAATATTCTCATGCTGTTCTGCACCGGGGAAAATTAACTCCTGCTTCATTCTTGTATATATGATTCTGTCTTCAGTTCTGTTCAAACCCCAGACGATCAAATTTCAGTACTATTTCTGATTACTAGACTAGTAATTGACACCACTCAGTAGAATAGTAGTTTAAGGCATGTGCTTGAAACATATACCACGTCTCAACGttgaaaaacaataaaggtGCTTAGCCAGATTCCAAGTAAAAGTTTTTGCACATGCCCTTGTAATCGAATCTTAGCTGCTCAAGCACGTGAGGCAGAGTG
It encodes:
- the LOC112168125 gene encoding pleckstrin homology domain-containing protein 1; the protein is MEGLWRAATGQDPSPEDYTGIEFWSNPERAAWLTKQGEYIKTWRRRWFVLKQGKLFWFKDSHVTPSSTPRGVIPVGTCLTVKGAEDVLHKPCAFELSTTTHDTMYFIADTEKEKEEWINSIGRSLVQHSRSLADSEVVDYDNRR